A DNA window from Moorella thermoacetica contains the following coding sequences:
- the fliF gene encoding flagellar basal-body MS-ring/collar protein FliF: MKVKDIFGKAKSFWQGLTPGRRSALVAVTLAALLAAGFLVQWLVRPQYAPLFTNMQQQDAAAVTAKLKEMKVPYRLTGDGTTIEVPKDQIYQLRLDLASAGVLNNGQGFELFDQNKLGMTDFERNLDYQRALQEELRRTIVTLDEVEDARVHLVIPQPSVFLQQQQPPSAAVVLKLKPLARLKPEQVKGIMELIAASVPGLKLENIRVIDMYGNVLSDGVADSANAPLSQKQQTQMEIKRQFEKDLEQRLQSMLTQILGPGKAVAMVTADLNFDQQEINQTTWGKQGALRSEEIKTEQGTSNGGAGGVAGTAGNNGPGYPAVNPANGNYNTSDTVHNYELDKTDTHTIVAPGQVRRLSTAVAVNGPVNAALNNQIQQIVSAAVGYQPARGDQITVTSLAFDNSLQQQMAADMAAQQQRQQRLRQYLLWGGVGLVSLALLVTLIVLILRRRRQAALEEQMAAAALPAGVPVEPLVVEPVEPVEPADLEKQRQEAQRKAKLEQLQEIIRQRPEDAALLLKAWLAED, translated from the coding sequence ATGAAGGTTAAAGATATATTTGGCAAAGCAAAGAGTTTTTGGCAGGGATTGACTCCGGGGCGGCGTTCGGCCCTGGTAGCGGTAACCCTGGCCGCCTTGCTGGCGGCGGGTTTCCTGGTCCAGTGGCTGGTGAGGCCCCAATACGCGCCCCTTTTCACCAACATGCAGCAGCAGGACGCCGCGGCGGTTACGGCAAAATTGAAGGAGATGAAGGTTCCCTACCGCCTGACGGGTGACGGTACCACCATCGAGGTACCCAAAGACCAGATCTACCAGTTACGCCTGGACCTGGCCAGCGCCGGTGTCCTGAACAACGGCCAGGGTTTTGAGCTTTTCGACCAGAACAAGCTGGGTATGACCGACTTTGAGCGTAACCTGGATTATCAGCGTGCCCTGCAGGAGGAACTGCGGCGGACCATCGTTACCCTGGACGAGGTGGAAGACGCCCGGGTGCACCTGGTCATCCCCCAGCCCAGTGTTTTCCTGCAACAGCAGCAGCCGCCGTCGGCGGCCGTGGTTTTAAAGCTCAAGCCCCTGGCGCGGCTGAAACCGGAACAGGTCAAGGGCATCATGGAGCTGATTGCCGCCAGCGTCCCCGGGCTGAAGCTGGAAAACATCCGCGTCATCGATATGTACGGCAACGTCTTGAGTGACGGCGTTGCCGACAGTGCGAACGCCCCCTTAAGCCAGAAGCAGCAGACCCAGATGGAGATCAAGCGGCAGTTCGAAAAGGACCTGGAGCAGCGCCTCCAGAGTATGCTGACCCAGATTTTGGGGCCGGGGAAGGCCGTGGCCATGGTGACGGCGGACCTCAACTTCGACCAGCAGGAAATCAACCAGACCACCTGGGGCAAGCAGGGGGCGCTTAGAAGCGAGGAGATTAAAACCGAGCAGGGCACTTCTAACGGCGGAGCCGGCGGTGTGGCGGGGACGGCAGGTAACAACGGGCCGGGTTATCCGGCCGTAAACCCCGCCAACGGAAACTATAACACGAGCGATACCGTCCACAACTACGAGCTGGATAAAACCGATACCCACACCATAGTGGCTCCCGGGCAGGTCCGGCGGCTTTCCACCGCGGTAGCCGTTAACGGCCCGGTGAACGCGGCCTTAAACAACCAGATCCAGCAGATCGTCAGCGCCGCGGTGGGCTACCAGCCGGCCCGGGGCGATCAGATCACCGTTACCAGCCTGGCCTTTGACAACTCCCTGCAGCAGCAAATGGCGGCCGACATGGCCGCCCAGCAGCAGCGCCAGCAGAGGCTGCGCCAGTACCTCCTGTGGGGAGGCGTGGGGCTGGTGTCCCTGGCCCTGCTGGTGACCCTGATCGTTCTTATCCTGCGGCGCCGTCGGCAGGCGGCCCTGGAAGAACAGATGGCTGCCGCGGCCCTGCCGGCCGGCGTGCCGGTAGAACCCCTGGTAGTGGAACCGGTAGAACCGGTGGAACCGGCGGACCTGGAGAAGCAGCGCCAGGAAGCCCAGCGCAAGGCTAAACTGGAGCAACTGCAGGAGATCATCCGCCAGCGGCCGGAGGATGCGGCTTTACTGCTGAAGGCCTGGCTGGCAGAAGATTAG
- the flgC gene encoding flagellar basal body rod protein FlgC, which yields MELLPALAISASGLTAERLRLDIIANNLANINTTRTPRGGPYRREVPVFAERLQEAMGQLPGRPSSRAPGAGVEVAAIVEDNSPPRLVYDPSHPDADANDYVHLPNINIVNEMVDMITASRAYEANVTVLNAAKAMTLKALEIGR from the coding sequence TTGGAACTGCTACCGGCCCTGGCCATCAGTGCCTCCGGCCTCACGGCGGAACGCCTGCGCCTGGATATTATCGCCAACAACCTGGCCAATATCAATACCACCCGCACGCCCCGGGGCGGTCCCTACCGTCGCGAAGTGCCTGTGTTCGCCGAGAGATTGCAGGAAGCTATGGGGCAGCTACCCGGGCGGCCTTCGTCCCGGGCTCCCGGCGCCGGGGTAGAAGTAGCTGCCATTGTCGAGGATAATTCCCCGCCGCGCCTGGTCTACGATCCGTCCCATCCGGACGCCGACGCCAATGATTATGTTCATTTACCCAACATCAATATCGTCAACGAAATGGTCGACATGATCACCGCCTCGCGGGCTTATGAAGCCAATGTGACGGTCTTGAACGCCGCCAAGGCCATGACCTTGAAGGCCCTGGAGATCGGCCGTTAG
- a CDS encoding FliH/SctL family protein, translating into MWSRVLKEVKPAREERVIPPRPLRLVPVGEACVPQEDGDVNPAARAAVAAAREEAAAIIAAARQEAEVIKKEALEERERVLAEGRAAGEEQGYREGLARAEEEGEAIRREAAAIREEARRVLEEARQAYRETITAAEGEILDLALTIATRVIGQEVEQRPEVVLGIARQAIRQVAEGQHYIIYASPEAAAIIRQHREELLAEAAPEARLQVVADPGFKTGGCRIETENGFIDASVDTQLEEVKKILRGGGRP; encoded by the coding sequence TTGTGGTCTAGAGTGCTGAAGGAAGTCAAGCCGGCCCGGGAGGAAAGGGTAATCCCCCCGCGGCCCCTACGGCTGGTACCGGTGGGAGAAGCTTGTGTCCCCCAGGAAGATGGCGACGTAAACCCCGCGGCCCGGGCGGCGGTGGCTGCCGCCCGGGAAGAGGCTGCAGCCATTATCGCGGCGGCCCGGCAGGAAGCAGAGGTTATTAAGAAGGAGGCCCTGGAAGAACGGGAGCGGGTCCTGGCCGAGGGGAGGGCAGCCGGCGAAGAGCAGGGCTACCGGGAGGGACTGGCCCGGGCTGAGGAGGAAGGTGAGGCTATCCGCCGGGAAGCTGCGGCCATCCGCGAGGAAGCTCGCCGGGTCCTGGAGGAGGCACGGCAGGCTTACCGGGAGACCATCACCGCCGCCGAAGGGGAGATTCTCGACCTGGCCTTAACTATCGCCACCCGGGTGATCGGCCAGGAGGTGGAACAGCGACCGGAAGTGGTCCTGGGCATAGCCCGCCAGGCCATCCGCCAGGTGGCCGAAGGCCAGCACTACATAATCTACGCCTCCCCGGAAGCGGCGGCAATCATCCGCCAGCACCGGGAGGAACTCCTGGCCGAGGCGGCGCCGGAGGCACGGCTGCAGGTCGTTGCCGATCCGGGGTTTAAAACCGGCGGCTGCCGCATTGAGACGGAAAACGGTTTTATCGACGCCAGCGTTGATACCCAGCTGGAAGAAGTGAAAAAAATCCTCCGCGGAGGCGGCCGGCCATGA
- the fliE gene encoding flagellar hook-basal body complex protein FliE encodes MLLTPVSLLMPAPLQETRPVSQTGGTDAVAQSFGNLLRQKLDELNNLQQQADALTQEYFAGKVEDVHQVMLALEEANLSLQLAMQVRNKAVEAYQEISRMQI; translated from the coding sequence ATGCTCCTTACACCCGTATCCCTTTTAATGCCGGCACCCCTTCAGGAGACCCGGCCGGTTTCCCAAACCGGGGGGACGGATGCCGTGGCCCAATCCTTCGGCAATCTCCTGCGGCAAAAGCTGGATGAACTCAATAACCTGCAGCAGCAGGCCGACGCTCTCACCCAGGAATATTTTGCCGGTAAGGTGGAGGATGTCCACCAGGTCATGCTGGCCCTGGAGGAGGCTAACCTCTCCCTGCAGCTGGCCATGCAGGTGCGTAATAAAGCCGTCGAAGCCTATCAGGAAATTTCCCGCATGCAAATATAA
- the fliG gene encoding flagellar motor switch protein FliG yields MAKQKALTGLEKAAIFLIAVGPELSSLILKQMAPEDIERITYQIANTPAVDPTTKQQIIDEFLELNDAKQFMLQGGIKYARDVLEKTVGPARAAEIIKKLLATSKIRPFNMIRKADPKQLVNFIYNEHPQTIALILAYLEPEQAAVILGALPDQLQADVAKRIALMERASPETVRELESILEQRLSSLVDQDFAVAGGIKSLVDILNRADRGTERTILESLEQDDPELADEIRKRMFVFEDILTLDDNSIRRVLREVDLKDLALALKAASEDVANRIYRNLSKRAGEMLKEDIEYMGPARLRDVEEAQQRIVQIIRRLDEAGEIIIARGGEDAIVV; encoded by the coding sequence TTGGCAAAGCAGAAGGCCCTCACAGGTCTGGAAAAGGCGGCTATCTTTTTGATTGCCGTGGGCCCGGAGCTGTCGTCCTTAATTCTCAAGCAGATGGCCCCGGAAGATATCGAGCGCATCACCTACCAGATTGCCAACACCCCTGCGGTCGACCCGACAACCAAGCAGCAGATAATCGACGAGTTCCTGGAACTTAATGATGCCAAGCAGTTTATGCTTCAGGGGGGCATCAAGTACGCCCGCGACGTCCTGGAGAAAACCGTGGGGCCGGCCCGGGCGGCGGAGATTATCAAAAAGCTCCTGGCAACTTCTAAGATCCGGCCTTTTAACATGATCCGCAAGGCCGATCCCAAGCAGCTGGTCAATTTCATTTATAATGAGCACCCCCAGACCATCGCCCTGATCCTGGCTTACCTGGAACCGGAGCAGGCGGCGGTGATCTTGGGAGCCCTGCCGGACCAGCTGCAGGCCGACGTGGCCAAGAGGATCGCCCTCATGGAGCGGGCTTCGCCGGAAACGGTGCGCGAGCTGGAGAGCATCCTGGAACAGCGCCTTTCTTCCCTGGTGGACCAGGACTTTGCCGTTGCCGGCGGGATCAAAAGTCTGGTGGACATCCTGAACCGGGCCGACCGCGGCACGGAACGGACCATCCTGGAATCCCTGGAGCAAGACGACCCCGAACTGGCCGACGAGATCCGCAAGCGGATGTTTGTCTTTGAAGACATCCTCACCCTGGATGATAACTCCATCCGCCGGGTACTGCGGGAAGTCGATCTCAAAGACCTGGCCCTCGCCCTCAAGGCGGCCAGCGAAGACGTGGCCAACCGCATCTACCGCAACCTTTCCAAGCGCGCCGGCGAAATGCTCAAGGAGGATATCGAGTACATGGGCCCGGCTCGCCTGCGAGATGTGGAAGAAGCCCAGCAGCGTATCGTCCAGATTATCCGCCGTTTAGACGAGGCCGGCGAGATTATCATTGCCCGGGGAGGCGAAGACGCCATTGTGGTCTAG
- the flgB gene encoding flagellar basal body rod protein FlgB, which translates to MFLTPTMYVLEKALDTATLRQRTIAHNIANVNTPGFKRYQVSFEDQLSRALGLEPGLPLYRTNPYHLPPSGLELAPQVSRDTSTTMRQDGNNVDIDREMVDLAQNSLNFNVAVQQLNTRLAMLRYVINEGRR; encoded by the coding sequence GTGTTCCTGACGCCGACCATGTACGTCCTGGAGAAGGCCCTGGACACGGCCACCCTGCGCCAGAGGACCATCGCCCACAATATCGCCAATGTCAATACTCCCGGCTTTAAGCGCTACCAGGTCTCCTTTGAGGACCAGCTCAGCCGGGCCCTGGGGCTCGAGCCGGGCTTGCCCCTGTATCGTACCAACCCCTACCATCTGCCTCCATCCGGCCTGGAGCTCGCTCCCCAGGTAAGCAGGGATACCAGCACCACCATGCGCCAGGACGGCAACAATGTCGATATCGACCGCGAGATGGTTGACCTGGCCCAAAATAGCCTGAACTTTAACGTTGCTGTCCAGCAGCTCAACACCCGCCTGGCCATGTTGCGCTACGTGATCAACGAGGGTAGACGTTAG